The Kluyveromyces lactis strain NRRL Y-1140 chromosome D complete sequence genome has a window encoding:
- the RAV2 gene encoding Rav2p (similar to uniprot|Q03956 Saccharomyces cerevisiae YDR202C RAV2 Subunit of RAVE (Rav1p Rav2p Skp1p) a complex that associates with the V1 domain of the vacuolar membrane (H)-ATPase (V-ATPase) and promotes assembly and reassembly of the holoenzyme), protein MTTELYNDGAYKNAPTYEESSLLQQTWLIKEIIKPELPNVMDHVEKCINQLSSPEKFRMPLTNGNSVSVNTSGAAPDSTSIKGTITRQAGFIVDFQAIIKLPDFSRGKPIVLKMDLDKQFPLVQINAIITNLSSVLSLFDELQQLSELHDMKLDDIHTFHNKIGKILELLTQSITLLQNPPRELVFPHNNNSFLNDNFSESHDICESAHHLVNMELVLFKNEICLDIRNLTKVIKKPWSEIDSKTGLSFSDKVRDRLKQDRNGKIAEILKEEGLQVEQTSMINNLISSFSATERITLPQASDLLARCVTFNGRVVTECEKVSITTSDPTLISVSAKLNGLENKISNHFVNIQNLS, encoded by the coding sequence ATGACTACGGAATTATATAATGATGGGGCATATAAAAATGCTCCTACATATGAGGAGAGCTCTTTGTTACAACAGACATGGTTgattaaagaaatcataaAGCCTGAGCTACCTAACGTTATGGACCATGTTGAGAAATGCATAAACCAACTATCTAGTCCTGAGAAATTTCGAATGCCTCTTACCAATGGGAATAGTGTCTCCGTTAACACATCAGGTGCCGCGCCAGACAGCACATCGATTAAAGGGACAATCACTAGACAGGCCGGATTTATAGTGGATTTTCAGGCTATCATTAAGCTTCCAGACTTTAGCAGGGGTAAACCAATAGTTCTAAAGATGGACCTTGATAAACAATTTCCCTTAGTTCAAATAAATGCCATAATTACAAATTTATCATCCGTATTGTCCTTATTTGACGAATTACAGCAACTTTCCGAATTACACGATATGAAACTTGATGATATTCATACTTTTCACAATAAAATTGGGAAAATATTGGAGTTACTTACACAATCTATTACATTATTACAAAATCCTCCACGAGAATTGGTCTTTCCGCATAATAACAACAGCTTCTTAAACGACAACTTCTCTGAATCTCATGACATTTGTGAATCAGCACATCATTTGGTCAATATGGAATTAGTGCTATTCAAAAACGAGATTTGCTTGGACATTAGGAATTTGACAAAAGTCATTAAAAAACCCTGGAGTGAGATCGATTCGAAAACTGGGTTATCATTCAGTGATAAAGTCAGAGACAGGCTGAAGCAAGacagaaatggaaaaatcGCAGAGATCCTTAAGGAAGAAGGCTTGCAAGTTGAACAAACATCTATGATAAACAATTTGATATCCAGTTTTTCAGCAACTGAAAGAATCACTCTTCCGCAAGCAAGCGATCTATTGGCTAGGTGTGTGACATTTAACGGGCGAGTTGTCACTGAATGCGAGAAAGTTTCAATTACCACCAGCGATCCTACATTGATTAGTGTCAGTGCAAAGTTGAACGGGCttgaaaacaaaatcaGCAATCACTTTGtaaatattcaaaatttaAGTTAA
- the SPC19 gene encoding Spc19p (similar to uniprot|Q03954 Saccharomyces cerevisiae YDR201W SPC19 Component of Dam1p complex important for spindle and kinetochore integrity localized to nuclear side of spindle pole body and along mitotic spindle): protein MEEVLSEGVDALAACVDDMAKCLTVSKVTTDRSTKLAINMLQTKRVFQLVSEYDVQRARLDLMEDIEPLLQKLYSKLEKALTKLERERATLSQTFELNKLRFNNQESNPIIDNVKSDPVVIVSSTHEELERLKDLKNRKEELIQRIQELHEER, encoded by the coding sequence ATGGAAGAGGTACTTTCGGAGGGTGTAGATGCTTTAGCAGCATGTGTCGATGACATGGCGAAATGTTTAACCGTATCTAAGGTCACTACAGATAGAAGCACTAAACTTGCTATAAATATGCTACAAACTAAGAGGGTATTCCAGTTGGTATCAGAATATGATGTGCAGAGGGCCAGACTTGATTTGATGGAGGATATAGAACCATTGTTACAAAAACTATATAGTAAACTGGAAAAAGCTCTAACCAAATTGGAAAGGGAGCGGGCCACTCTATCACAAACATTCGAATTGAATAAACTACGATTCAACAATCAAGAAAGTAACCCCATCATAGATAATGTGAAATCGGATCCAGTTGTAATAGTATCCTCGACACatgaagaattggaacGTCTCAAAGACTTAAAGAATCGTAAAGAAGAACTGATACAAAGAATACAGGAATTGCATGAAGAGAGATAA
- the COQ4 gene encoding ubiquinone biosynthesis protein COQ4 (similar to uniprot|O13525 Saccharomyces cerevisiae YDR204W COQ4 Protein with a role in ubiquinone (Coenzyme Q) biosynthesis possibly functioning in stabilization of Coq7p located on the matrix face of the mitochondrial inner membrane), giving the protein MFTVSKKSLQASRNAFSPLNNSKRTIVFTAIAAFGDLLIGKDVRLADAMEKGNLHNKNGEYEHKMEQRTQERLNALRNTRPIEPNYEGHVPLWWYERMMLFGISGLKSYFHPENGENIVQLGEATALPCFLESLKRTMLLDKTGRRILQDRPNITSESLDMERLSKMDKNSVGYTYYKWLMKEGVSPDTRAPVTYIDDPVHAFIFKRYRQCHDFYHAINDLPIIIEGEIAVKAFEASNIGVPMAALGALLAPLRLKKVQKERLYSIYLPWAVKAGLNCKPLINVYWEEILDKDIDELRRELNVTPPPDLRKIRKERAKQRKQFKLKYETYEK; this is encoded by the coding sequence ATGTTTACTGTAAGTAAGAAATCCTTACAAGCAAGTCGTAACGCTTTCAGTCCATTGAATAATAGCAAGAGAACAATCGTATTTACTGCAATAGCAGCTTTTGGAGACCTATTGATTGGGAAAGATGTTAGACTAGCAGATGCTATGGAGAAAGGGAATCTGCATAATAAAAATGGAGAGTATGAGCATAAGATGGAACAAAGGACTCAAGAAAGGTTAAATGCATTACGAAACACAAGACCGATAGAACCTAATTATGAGGGTCATGTTCCACTTTGGTGGTATGAGCGAATGATGCTCTTCGGTATCAGTGGTTTAAAATCTTATTTCCACCCGGAGAACGGTGAGAACATCGTTCAATTAGGAGAAGCTACTGCTCTACCTTgctttcttgaaagtttAAAACGGACAATGTTGTTAGATAAGACTGGTAGAAGGATTCTACAAGACAGACCAAACATCACATCGGAAAGCCTTGACATGGAACGATTGTCAAAGATGGATAAAAATTCAGTTGGCTATACGTACTACAAATGGTTGATGAAAGAGGGGGTCTCTCCAGACACAAGGGCACCAGTTACTTATATCGATGATCCTGTCCATGCTTTCATATTTAAGAGATATAGACAATGCCATGACTTTTATCATGCAATAAATGACCTACCAATCATAATCGAAGGTGAGATTGCAGTTAAAGCATTTGAGGCATCAAACATTGGTGTCCCAATGGCTGCACTTGGTGCTCTATTAGCACCATTGAGATTAAAGAAAGTGCAAAAGGAAAGACTTTACTCCATCTACCTCCCATGGGCAGTCAAAGCAGGGCTGAATTGCAAACCTCTCATCAATGTCTATTGGGAAGAAATCTTGGATAAGGACATAGACGAACTAAGAAGAGAATTAAACGTCACACCACCTCCAGATTTGAGAAAAATTAGAAAGGAAAGAGcgaaacaaagaaaacagttCAAGCTTAAGTATGAGACCTACGAGAAATGA
- the CBS2 gene encoding Cbs2p (similar to uniprot|P14905 Saccharomyces cerevisiae YDR197W CBS2 Translational activator of COB mRNA soluble protein cytochrome b translational activator) produces the protein MSLPRVYTVGTSNIASALAFDIAKIPTQPTIPNVVVLLQDSKLLTKFTDQNSKLTVFRKTPETRQFMASCAPPKLATGAITAIDNLIVAEATNKSFTMTFQKYKKSLDSNSNVLIVNPGYGLLEFINRYIWNKDEERPKLFIANVDNDHGTIINSKGFTLRINKNPIPISITKVPDRIKNYTYEKTLKEEWTETFPLMQLLAKLKEPTKSHHIFQPSFHQYGVFMLIKCERLLIDSCVEPLAVLFESQRYGELLKSPFFQQLVDELLTEQINILNICYPFLRSTPHFDAVFNKDILKKVIHKHIYDRRFMRPRMLENSKALNKTNINQLTGYFISLAKYKKIPVPKNEMVFNLVRGKIQSTKDRALFWSL, from the coding sequence ATGTCATTACCTCGTGTCTACACAGTGGGAACATCTAATATAGCATCAGCGCTTGCATTCGACATCGCAAAGATACCGACACAGCCTACTATTCCTAATGTTGTTGTACTTCTACAGGACTCAAAGCTTTTAACAAAGTTCACTGatcaaaattcaaagtTAACGGTGTTTCGCAAAACTCCCGAAACAAGACAGTTCATGGCATCGTGTGCCCCGCCAAAATTGGCTACCGGTGCAATAACAGCAATTGATAACCTTATAGTTGCTGAAGCCACAAATAAGTCATTCACTATGACGTTTCAGAAATACAAAAAGAGTCTCGATAGCAACTCGAATGTCTTAATTGTCAATCCAGGTTATGGGCTTCTCGAGTTTATTAACAGGTACATATGGAACAAAGATGAGGAAAGACCTAAACTCTTCATTGCAAACGTCGATAACGACCACGGCACTATCATCAATTCTAAAGGTTTCACATTAAGGATTAATAAGAACCCTATCCCAATTAGCATTACTAAAGTACCTGACAGAATTAAAAATTACACCTATGAGAAAAcattaaaagaagaatggaCTGAAACATTTCCTTTAATGCAGCTTTTAGCTAAACTTAAAGAACCGACTAAAAGTCATCATATTTTCCAACCCTCTTTCCACCAGTATGGTGTTTTCATGCTGATTAAGTGCGAAAGGCTCCTCATAGATTCATGTGTTGAGCCGCTTGCAGTATTGTTTGAGAGCCAGAGATACGGTGAGTTACTGAAATCCCCTTTTTTCCAACAGCTAGTCGATGAACTATTAACTGAGCAaatcaatattttgaacATCTGTTACCCCTTCCTGCGAAGTACCCCACACTTTGACGCTGTATTCAATAAAGACATACTAAAAAAGGTGATCCACAAACATATTTATGATAGACGATTTATGAGACCACGTATGCTGGAAAATTCAAAGGCCTTGAACAAAACTAACATCAATCAATTAACAGGgtatttcatttctttagCTAAATATAAGAAAATTCCTGTTCCTAAGAATGAAATGGTGTTCAACCTTGTTAGAGGTAAAATCCAGTCAACCAAAGATAGAGCATTATTTTGGAGCTTGTAA
- the LIP2 gene encoding lipoyl(octanoyl) transferase LIP2 (uniprot|O13476 Kluyveromyces lactis KLLA0D18777g LIPB Lipoate-protein ligase, mitochondrial precursor) translates to MSKLMLIGTNYWYPSKFGCTIFRKVRFQSTLKCTSTARTQPIDPSAKTIRHLQFVKEIPFETGIDIQEKFVRAHLDIKQLQSKIKREMTNLQKEHNAEIQLNFHEQMILDNINQMKPNPIVLTFQFEPTYTGGKRVKKQITDEQIARYEGFIPSKQKYNKKPKFVQAERGGQVTFHGPGQIVAYIILDLKTFQNLPAKCLVSTIDNAAMNALKVVPKFQGSDEPLNLITQKTNDTGVWVSNQEKIASIGIHVRRSVTSHGICINVDPDLSYMNSFTMCGLSEKKATSIREQVPDSSTSVNDVAVAFVNQLAKLLGITTVERIQLDDLPIYTD, encoded by the coding sequence ATGTCTAAATTGATGCTGATAGGTACTAATTACTGGTACCCTTCAAAATTTGGATGTACAATTTTCCGTAAAGTCCGGTTTCAATCCACTCTGAAATGCACATCAACCGCCCGTACGCAACCAATTGATCCTTCAGCTAAAACAATCAGACACTTGCAATTCGTTAAAGAGATCCCATTTGAAACGGGGATCGATATTCAGGAGAAATTTGTACGCGCTCATCTTGACATTAAGCAACTACAATCCAAGATAAAGAGAGAAATGACAAACTTACAAAAAGAACATAATGCCGAGATACAATTGAATTTTCACGAACAAATGATACTAGATAATATCAATCAGATGAAGCCAAATCCAATTGTGCTTacatttcaatttgaacCCACTTATACTGGCGGAAAACGTGttaagaaacaaattaCGGATGAACAGATCGCCAGATATGAAGGCTTTATTCCatcaaaacagaaatataataaaaaacCCAAATTTGTGCAGGCTGAAAGAGGTGGCCAAGTGACGTTTCATGGTCCAGGGCAAATAGTCGCATACATCATTCTCGATTTAAAGACATTTCAGAACTTGCCGGCCAAATGCTTAGTTTCAACTATTGATAACGCGGCCATGAACGCATTAAAAGTAGTTCCAAAATTCCAAGGATCAGATGAACCATTGAATTTAATTACCCAAAAAACCAATGATACCGGCGTTTGGGTCTCtaatcaagaaaaaattgCCAGTATTGGCATACATGTCAGAAGATCTGTCACCTCACATGGTATTTGTATTAACGTTGACCCAGACTTGTCTTATATGAACAGTTTTACCATGTGCGGGCTGtcagaaaaaaaagccaCTTCCATAAGAGAACAAGTCCCTGATAGTTCTACCTCTGTTAATGATGTAGCAGTTGCATTCGTGAATCAATTAGCTAAACTTTTGGGCATTACCACAGTAGAGAGAATTCAACTTGATGATTTACCCATTTACACTGATTAG
- the PSY2 gene encoding Psy2p (similar to uniprot|P40164 Saccharomyces cerevisiae YNL201C PSY2 Nuclear protein of unknown function deletion results in sensitivity to anticancer drugs oxaliplatin and cisplatin but not mitomycin C deletion is synthetically lethal with a chitin synthase (CHS1) null mutant), with translation MSESNNMHVSGDGAKQSVYTEKKRVKVYVLENNEWKDTGTGFCQGTVEERTIDDTQTAEKMAYLLVVDEDSDDQVLLKSRLEQNIEYQRQEETLIVWKDLNGQDIALSFEESIGCDSLCEYICFVQKNIESRISLVAVRSTDDGIGSVHEIITGPVNLPSNVPNQTEESLLEALKILNENTSFDYLRNETIQFVINDHYLATLIRSFYQSEESKLYRNLLLLSNIVKTLILFNSKEILEEMINDENFLCVCGILEYDTEFPNSKLNHRQYLKDKEPNFKEMIPISDPTIKLMITQNFRLQFLKDVVLVRFLDDQSFTFISDLMLSYQNSIIDFLQEDSNNFINQVISMYKVEEDSTVTPDKRRDGIKLLHECIQLSQNLNSIEKTLFYKFLIKKGLFQVIQFAFNMETNNDIRILATDIVVGLIEHDIQLIQSVQSDEVTLLNDENSDIDSTDMSLLLILTKILLTDKSPGLKEQSFQALVSLLDPEDYIVDDYQNHDDNIDTRIDNMLQIQNGKNHDGLDGERNHEKFQLAEYLQCFYRQVAPSLFHCFIDGSVNLYECDQQLLIKLVKLLNLMIQGHEASISRRFILENGILIRLISLASSDYILQLRLAAVRCFKNIVFLNDDFYLRYLIGKNLFDPIFEVFKENLNEDNMANSTILDFLKSLNTQLKVVEQEDIPLSGSKSSRNFMLLNKYICGRYGDILLKADYVSFTREMMAIYHEETQKLASLSTTETSFDENDNTTLEVEV, from the coding sequence ATGTCTGAATCTAACAATATGCATGTTTCTGGGGATGGTGCCAAACAGTCGGTATACACTGAGAAGAAACGCGTGAAAGTCTATGTGTTGGAAAATAACGAGTGGAAGGATACTGGGACAGGGTTTTGTCAGGGGACAGTGGAAGAGCGTACTATAGATGACACTCAGACTGCAGAGAAAATGGCGTATCTTTTGGTGGTCGATGAAGACTCCGATGACCAGGTCTTACTTAAGTCCAGGCTCGAACAAAACATCGAATACCAGCGTCAAGAGGAAACTCTTATTGTCTGGAAGGATCTGAATGGTCAGGATATAGCTTTAtcctttgaagaaagcatTGGATGCGATTCTTTATGTGAATATATTTGCTTTGTACAGAAAAACATTGAAAGCCGCATCTCTTTGGTAGCTGTAAGATCGACAGATGATGGAATCGGGTCTGTTCATGAGATAATAACAGGACCGGTCAATCTTCCCTCAAATGTACCAAACCAGACAGAAGAATCCCTTTTAGAAGCATTGAAAATTCTAAACGAAAACACGTCATTTGATTATCTGCGAAATGAGACAATTCAATTTGTTATCAACGATCACTATTTAGCAACACTAATCAGATCATTCTATCAGTCAGAAGAATCTAAACTATATCGaaatttattattattgaGCAACATTGTGAAAACTCTAATATTGTTCAACAGCAAGGAGATTTTGGAAGAGATGATCAATGATGAAAACTTTTTATGCGTTTGCGGTATATTGGAATATGATACTGAATTTCCAAACTCAAAACTTAACCATAGacaatatttgaaagataagGAGCCAAATTTCAAGGAAATGATTCCCATCTCAGATCCAACGATCAAATTAATGATTACGCAAAATTTTAGGcttcaatttttgaaagatgtggTTCTAGTTAGATTTTTGGATGATCAATCTTTCACCTTCATATCTGACCTAATGTTGTCATACCAGAATTCCATAATAGATTTCCTACAGGAGGATAGCAACAATTTTATTAATCAAGTCATCTCGATGTATAAAGTTGAGGAGGATTCAACCGTCACCCCAGATAAAAGAAGGGACGGTATAAAACTATTACATGAATGCATCCAACTTTCCCAAAACCTAAATTCAATAGAAAAAACCCTTTTCTACAAATTTTTAATCAAGAAAGGGTTGTTCCAAGTCATCCAATTTGCATTCAACATGGAAACTAATAACGATATTCGAATCCTTGCAACGGATATAGTTGTGGGGCTCATTGAACACGATATCCAACTAATCCAAAGTGTGCAAAGTGACGAAGTCACCTTATTGAATGACGAGAATTCAGATATTGATTCTACAGATATGTCTCTTTTACTTATATTGACCAAGATCCTGCTCACTGATAAGAGTCCGGGATTGAAGGAACAGTCCTTCCAAGCACTTGTAAGTTTATTAGATCCTGAAGACTATATTGTAGATGACTATCAAAACCATGATGACAATATCGACACACGAATTGATAACATGCTTCAAATTCAGAATGGCAAAAATCATGATGGATTAGACGGTGAACGAAATCACGAGAAATTTCAGCTAGCTGAGTACTTGCAATGTTTCTATAGACAAGTTGCGCCCTCCCTTTTCCATTGCTTCATCGATGGATCTGTTAATCTCTATGAATGTGATCAACAGTTACTCATAAAACTTGTGAAACTTCTCAATCTCATGATTCAAGGTCATGAGGCATCAATATCTAGACGATTTATTCTCGAGAATGGAATTTTGATCAGGCTTATATCACTTGCTTCAAGCGATTATATCCTTCAATTAAGGCTTGCTGCAGTGCGTTGTTTCAAAAACATCGTATTTTTAAATGACGACTTCTATCTTCGATATCTTATTGGTAAGAATCTCTTCGATCcaatatttgaagtttttaaGGAAAATTTGAACGAAGATAATATGGCTAATTCTACAATTTTAGATTTCTTAAAGTCGTTAAACACTCAATTAAAAGTGGTTGAGCAGGAAGATATTCCGCTTTCCGGTAGTAAAAGTTCAAGGAATTTCATGCTGTTGAATAAGTACATCTGCGGTAGATATGGTGATATATTACTGAAGGCAGATTACGTTTCTTTCACAAGAGAAATGATGGCTATTTATCATGAGGAAACCCAAAAGCTTGCTAGTTTATCAACAACGGAAACTagctttgatgaaaatgataatacTACACTGGAAGTTGAAGTATGA
- a CDS encoding uncharacterized protein (similar to uniprot|Q03944 Saccharomyces cerevisiae YDR200C VPS64) — MTEKQGSRLDPLSANQSNDNTSTSKTKGRRARSNSSSNGSSNDNCLNSSNDALNKLTSAEDERTQARNKYTHVLVLKSLNNTFETKFLVVPFKPSGLKLGRPVIGASNSGSNGGLSGKADPQVKADNGNFDSRVLSRNHASLSCDAKTGKICIRDLKSSNGTFVNGSRIGQTDVEIKVGDVIDLGTDIDTKLEHRKISALVEDISVIPLIGENDKLLVSNKRDFRSTPANNGIPDPMVTITTAQKAAFEAAMFGDVNNLDLEDAVLGSETEILSGIFINNSIGTSPNLINIIKTLVTDLTLEKLEYEKLKSIDNFIVNYITKLEYLSKMKMEQADSQLVKLQKSVKQKLANQQAELTTIHNEEIQALKQENKKLNDSLKENNDLKNTKIKQLKSEVDELQTRLEVEIFKNTQLQQAKSKPVKTKDDGTAQLPAVSTGSKLPSTTTNLLLLSSISAGALAAVFKYATK; from the coding sequence ATGACTGAGAAACAAGGAAGTCGATTGGATCCTCTTTCAGCAAACCAGAGTAACGATAACACAAGCAcatcaaaaacaaaaggaagaagagctCGTTCCAACTCAAGCAGCAACGGTTCTTCGAATGACAACTGTTTGAATTCAAGTAATGACGCTCTTAATAAACTGACTTCCGCTGAAGATGAGAGAACACAGGCCAGAAACAAATACACACATGTTTTGGTTCTAAAATCGTTGAACAACACATTTGAGACTAAATTCTTAGTAGTTCCATTCAAGCCCAGTGGACTAAAATTGGGACGACCTGTCATTGGAGCTTCAAATTCTGGAAGTAACGGAGGACTTTCCGGCAAAGCTGATCCACAGGTGAAAGCTGATAATGGAAATTTTGATTCTAGAGTGCTTTCAAGAAACCATGCATCGTTATCGTGTGATGCTAAAACTGGTAAAATATGTATACGTGATCTGAAATCATCTAATGGTACTTTCGTGAATGGTAGTAGGATCGGTCAAACTGatgttgaaatcaaagtGGGGGATGTGATAGATTTAGGGACGGATATAGACACAAAGCTTGAACATCGTAAAATAAGTGCATTAGTGGAGGACATTTCAGTGATACCGTTGATTGGCGAAAACGATAAACTACTAGTATCAAATAAACGAGATTTCAGGAGTACACCTGCAAACAATGGGATTCCAGACCCAATGGTCACGATAACAACTGCTCAAAAAGCTGCGTTCGAAGCCGCCATGTTCGGAGATGTAAATAATCTTGACCTCGAAGATGCTGTATTGGGGTCTGAAACGGAAATATTGAGTGGAATATTTATAAACAATTCTATCGGAACAAGTCCGAATTTGATTAATATCATCAAGACCTTAGTGACAGATCTAACActtgaaaagttggaatatgaaaagttgaaatcgATTGACAATTTCATCGTTAATTATATTACAAAGCTTGAATATCtatcaaagatgaaaatggaGCAAGCGGACTCACAACTAGTCAAACTTCAGAAAAGCGTTAAACAGAAGCTTGCGAATCAACAGGCAGAACTAACCACCATCcataatgaagaaatacaGGCAttaaaacaagaaaataaGAAGCTTAATGACTCCCTAAAGGAAAATAATGACTTGAAAAATACTAAGATCAAACAGCTAAAAAGtgaagttgatgaattacAGACACGTCTTGAGGTCGAAATATTTAAAAATACCCAATTACAACAAGCAAAGTCAAAACCGGTAAAGACGAAAGACGATGGTACTGCACAATTACCAGCTGTATCAACAGGTAGTAAATTACCCAGTACTACAACCAACTTGCTTTTATTAAGTTCTATCTCGGCAGGGGCTTTGGCTGCTGTGTTTAAATATGCAACAAAGTAA
- the RKM2 gene encoding protein-lysine N-methyltransferase (similar to uniprot|Q03942 Saccharomyces cerevisiae YDR198C Hypothetical ORF), whose protein sequence is MRNDETKFSDGKISRLLEWLNGSGKCYVNPKIEVFEDPLVGRGIRLGNGMLTKNEVLISIPSSHQLNFHTVLHWIAKFNKNIFTNDNISIGEAATELFDDQGQEDPRIKAYGIFNQEELTDFNSFQLLCLFILAEWILLPNWSNGTITSWWKPFFDIFPTDDELRSIPTKWSLVRSDKNASILLESLPTASSEHEKRISQLLLADWNAVRGFLKKWTEEFTHSTIGMDELFSHFVHIYFVINSRCLYMEIPLKTDVKDYFTMVPFVDYLNHTNKASLHCYPEINKLKRNVYGLGEFSIRVGNHQYEKAGEELFLNYGAHSNDFLLAEYGFTTLCNEWNFIDLTPEFCNMFTDPKDITFLDNLGYWKDFTISKGEISYRILVAVSLLVHRDHRKTERFALGYITEEYFEPETSSVINSLLRELEFQYMSKIDRISEIQDDDWCKRNLLNLYEGYIEILRSLL, encoded by the coding sequence ATGAGAAATGATGAAACCAAGTTTTCAGATGGTAAGATTTCTAGATTACTAGAGTGGCTAAATGGGTCTGGAAAATGCTACGTTAATCCAAAGATCGAGGTATTTGAAGATCCGTTAGTTGGCCGAGGGATCAGGCTTGGCAACGGTATGTTGACCAAAAATGAAGTATTAATTTCCATTCCTAGTTCTCATCAGTTAAATTTTCACACGGTGTTGCATTGGATAGCAAAATTTAATAAGAATATCTTTACCAATgataatatatcaattggTGAAGCTGCAACGGAATTGTTTGATGACCAGGGCCAAGAAGATCCCAGAATAAAAGCTTATGGAATTTTCAATCAAGAGGAACTtactgatttcaattcttttcagctACTATGTCTTTTTATTCTTGCAGAATGGATTCTGCTTCCGAATTGGTCTAACGGTACAATAACGTCATGGTGGAAACCGTTTTTCGACATATTTCCTACCGACGACGAATTGAGATCGATTCCTACAAAATGGAGTCTAGTCCGTTCGGATAAAAATGCATCAATTTTACTTGAAAGTCTTCCAACGGCGTCAAGTGAGCACGAAAAGAGGATTAGTCAACTTTTGCTAGCTGATTGGAATGCTGTACGAGGATTTCTTAAAAAATGGACCGAAGAATTTACTCATTCAACTATTGGCATGGATGAGTTGTTCTCGCATTTTGTACACATTTATTTTGTGATTAACTCGAGATGCCTATATATGGAAATTCCATTAAAAACTGATGTCAAAGATTATTTCACTATGGTTCCCTTTGTCGATTATTTGAACCATACTAATAAGGCGAGTCTGCATTGTTATCCGGAAATcaataaattgaaaaggaatGTCTACGGGTTGGGAGAATTCTCGATTAGGGTTGGAAATCACCAGTATGAGAAGGCCGGCGAAGAGTTATTTCTCAACTATGGTGCTCATTCGAATGATTTCTTATTGGCTGAATATGGCTTCACGACTTTATGCAATGAGTGgaatttcattgatttgacTCCAGAATTTTGTAATATGTTTACTGACCCGAAGGATATTACATTTTTGGATAATCTCGGATACTGGAAGGACTTCACTATATCTAAAGGGGAGATAAGTTACAGAATTCTGGTCGCTGTCTCTTTGCTAGTTCACCGTGATCACCGAAAAACAGAGAGATTCGCTCTGGGCTATATTACGGAAGAATACTTCGAGCCAGAAACTTCTTCCGTAATAAATTCATTACTTCGAGAATTAGAATTCCAATATATGTCCAAAATTGATAGAATCAGTGAGATACAGGATGATGACTGGTGCAAACGAAATCTTCTCAATTTATATGAAGGATATATAGAGATTTTACGAAGTCTTTTGTAA